A genomic segment from Amphiura filiformis chromosome 10, Afil_fr2py, whole genome shotgun sequence encodes:
- the LOC140162166 gene encoding histone H4, with amino-acid sequence MSGRGKGGKGLGKGGAKRHRKVLRDNIQGITKPAIRRLARRGGVKRISGLIYEETRGVLKVFLENVIRDAVTYCEHAKRKTVTAMDVVYALKRQGRTLYGFGG; translated from the coding sequence ATGTCTGGCCGTGGTAAAGGAGGAAAGGGACTTGGAAAAGGTGGCGCCAAACGTCATCGCAAGGTCTTGCGTGATAACATCCAGGGTATCACCAAACCAGCTATCCGCCGTTTGGCCCGTCGAGGTGGTGTGAAACGTATCTCTGGTCTTATCTATGAAGAGACCCGTGGTGTGTTGAAAGTCTTCCTCGAGAATGTCATCCGTGATGCAGTTACATATTGCGAGCATGCCAAGAGAAAGACGGTCACAGCAATGGACGTCGTCTACGCTCTGAAACGCCAAGGGCGTACCTTGTACGGATTCGGCGGTTAA